A single Capricornis sumatraensis isolate serow.1 chromosome 20, serow.2, whole genome shotgun sequence DNA region contains:
- the TEX101 gene encoding testis-expressed protein 101, whose amino-acid sequence MGACHFQGLLLLFLVGASTLIMAQKLFCQKGTFTGIQEDPANTFNWTSEKVEACDNGALCQETILLVKTAGTKTAILATKSCSLDGTPAITYIRHAADPGLVAVSYSNYCEDPFCNNREGFYDIWNIQETKEETKGTTGLRCPTCLAVGSCLNAPSLACPNDTDRCYQGKLQISEGNVNSLLEVKGCTSIIGCRLMSGVFKIGPLWVKETCPFMSISTRKIDSGATWLHTSVWKLKLLLMLLLLVLGGSASGP is encoded by the exons ATGGGAGCCTGTCACTTTCAGGGTCTGCTGCTGCTCTTCCTTGTAGGAGCCTCGACCTTGATCA TGGCACAGAAACTGTTTTGTCAAAAGGGTACATTCACGGGTATCCAAGAGGATCCAGCAAACACGTTCAACTGGACCTCAGAGAAAGTTGAAGCTTGTGACAATGGGGCATTGTGCCAGGAAACCATCCTGCTGGTCAAAACTG CAGGGACCAAGACAGCGATTTTGGCCACTAAGAGCTGCAGCTTGGATGGGACACCGGCAATAACGTATATCAGGCACGCTGCAGACCCCGGCCTAGTTGCAGTCTCCTACAGTAATTACTGCGAGGATCCCTTTTGCAATAACAGAGAGGGATTCTATGATATATGGAATATACAAGAGACCAAAGAAG AAACCAAAGGGACAACAGGCCTCCGCTGCCCAACCTGTCTGGCTGTGGGGTCCTGTTTGAATGCTCCTTCTCTGGCCTGCCCCAACGATACAGATCGATGCTATCAGGGGAAACTCCAGATCTCTGAAG GAAATGTCAACTCACTTTTGGAGGTCAAAGGCTGTACATCGATCATTGGTTGCAGGCTGATGTCTGGGGTCTTTAAAATAGGACCTCTGTGGGTGAAGGAAACTTGCCCCTTCATGTCCATTTCGACCCGAAAGATTGACAGTGGGGCCACGTGGCTTCACACTTCAGTTTGGAAGTTAAAGCTACTGCTGATGCTGTTACTGCTTGTCCTTGGAGGGAGTGCTTCTGGTCCCTAA